The following coding sequences lie in one Pseudorasbora parva isolate DD20220531a chromosome 18, ASM2467924v1, whole genome shotgun sequence genomic window:
- the ripply1 gene encoding protein ripply1, which yields MNSVCFAAPISNTMNTKIQQSSPASLWRPWLATRKDAQTEYRKTKLACPYSRPEVPSNTTTDGKMQSFQHPVRLYWPRSKSYDYLFSDGEALLRNFPVQATINFYDESDSEEEEDSCDEDDDSDDEECLKLNSHFTSYN from the exons ATGAATTCGGTGTGCTTTGCCGCTCCTATTTCCAATACCATGAACACTAAGATCCAGCAGTCCAG CCCAGCTTCCCTGTGGAGACCGTGGCTCGCGACCAGAAAAGATGCACAAACTGAATACCGGAAAACCAAGCTGGCTTGT CCTTACTCCAGGCCAGAAGTGCCCAGTAACACTACAACAGATGGCAAGATGCAATCTTTCCAGCACCCTGTCAG GCTGTACTGGCCCAGATCGAAATCCTACGACTACCTCTTCAGTGACGGCGAGGCCCTGCTCAGAAATTTCCCAGTGCAGGCCACCATTAACTTCTACGATGAGTCAGACAgcgaggaggaggaggacagcTGCGATGAAGATGACGACAGCGACGACGAGGAGTGTCTTAAACTTAACAGTCACTTCACCAGTTACAACTGA